CCCTCGGATGTACTCGCAAGGGTGCGGACACCATCGATCACACCGCGCGCCTGGAGCGAGCGCTCTTCGGCCTCGCTGAAGTAGCCGTGCGGCTCGATGACCGACGCAAAGAGCTCGGTCGAGCCACGCCGCCGTACAATCACCGCCGGCTCGGAGACGAGGTTGAAATTCGGATCAGCCGCCCCGGTTCGAGCGAACAGTACCTCGGACTTTCCGCCGGCCGATGTGTTCAGTGTGTAATAGCGGTTGCCATCGAGCCACGTCATACGCAGGTGATTGTCGATCTGTCCCGACGCCTCGCGCCACAGATGCTGGTAGCCGAATGCGGAGCCGAGCGCTTCCTGACGAGTCGTGCTGGCGTCGTACTTCACATCCGTGGCGATGAGCTGCCCGCGAAAATGAATCGGGTAATCGTAGACGTGATCAGCCGAGTTCGTGAGGCGGTACAGGTCAACAAGCACGGCGTAGGCAAGGCGCGCGTCGCGAATGAGGAACATTGTTCGCTGCATTCCCACACCGGAGTACTCCCGGTTCGCTTTCGCGCTCATCACCTGCACGTTGGGACTCGATGCATCGAAGAAGTGGCGCTCGCCCCACGCTTCTTCGTCCTTGTCTTCATTCGCGTCGTTCTGCGATCGTCCATCCACGGTGACTGTGTTGTGCGCGATCGTCTGCATCGCGTATGAATCGTTTTCCGGCAGATAACGGCCGCCGAACTTCGGCTCGATGTTGATCCATCTGCTGAAGCCGTAATCCGGGACCACCTCGCGACCGCCGTCGAAGAAAATGAAATGCAGCTTGTCGAAGTGGCCGTGCCCTTCGCCGTGCACTCCGTATTTCATGAGAAGCATGGAGGCGTCTCTTCCGGCACCGGAGCGAAGAATGCCGAGTCCGCCACGCTGTCCGTCAAAGCCGTCTGTGAATTCCACACTTCCCCAGCTCATCCTCGGCACCATGCGGCTTCGAGTCATGTCGCGCGCCACGGCCAGCCCGGCGGCATTCAGAATCACTTCGTTCTGAATCGCTGCCACCCCGAGCAGATTCGGGTTGGCGCCGTAGCGCGCGTAGGCGACGTCAACTGCAAGAACTACCTCTGGAGCATCGATCGCCATGGTGCGCGAGGCGTCGTTGATTGGAGGAAACACGCCGTTTGGAAACGACGTCTGAACTGCCGAGTAGAGCGCTTTCTTCAGGATGCTGTCGCGATAGGCGTAGATGCGCGCCTTCGGTTGCCGTCGTTCGACCGCGTCGGCGAACTGGAAGAACGGCATCAGCGCGTATCTGATGTAGTACGGTCCTTCCATGTAATAGCCGTCAGGCGAAAAAAGGAGATCGAGCTGGCGCAGAAATCCACCAGTGCGATTGCGCTTCGTTCCGTAGAGAGCGCGATTCACATACGACGTGTCGCCAATCACATAGCCGAGTGTCCCGACCGATGCGGTTGCCCAGGTGCCGTGATTGTGAATGCGATCGAATTCCTTTGCCTGCGTGACCGAAAGCCAGTCCGCCATCGGTCGAAAGACATTCTTCTCGAAGCGCGCTCGCTCGGCAGCCGAGAGAACATTATAGACGCAGTCGTAGGCGATCGATGTCGCGAGGAGCCAGTTTGCCTCGTTCAGACTTTGATGGAAGATCTTGCCGGGTGCCTGATTCTTTGCGAGCGGATGCGCGCCCAGTGTCGGGTAAAGGACCGCGTACTTCTCGAGCATGTCGCGAACGAAGCGCGCGTATCGCTGGTCGCCGGTGGTCTGATAGAGAACCCCAGCGAGCTGCATCTCGCGATAATTCTGCTTGTGCCTCTCGTGCGCGTACCCGCCCGCTTCTCCGGGCTGCGGAACGTCGATTGGAGATGCGAGTGCTTTGCCAACGATAGCTTTTGCTTCGTCCAGCGAACGCTTGAGAAGAGGAAATTGCGGTGCAGCGGTTCGTATCGCTTGCGCTTCAGCCTTCGTGATGAAGACGCTCGGATGGGATTGTGCATTCGTCAGCGTCGGGACGATGAGGCCGGCGATTGCTGTTAGGAGAGACCTTCCAGCTAGCCACAGAAACACAGAAACACAGAATGTTTTCTTTGGAACAGCGCCCGATGCCTGAACTGTGGGTGCTGTTCCCCGAAAAAAGCTCTGTGTTTCTGTGTTTCTGTGGCTAGCTAAGAGATCTTTCACTGCACCGAGGGGTAGAGGAGCGCACTCCGATCACCTCGAACACGCAAGCGCGCGACAACGGCATCGTAGCTCGGATCATTCCAGACAACTCGCGCACGCCGGAAATGAATCACGAGCAACCCGGGATCGACGGCATCGATTTGCTGACCCGGCCATTTGACGCCGGTGCCGCTGTACTTCCCCAGATGGTCGATCGCGCGCCGAAGACTTCCTCCCTCGGGCGCCTGATAAGTCCACAGGTCGATGCCGAGCGAACGCCCGATCTCAGCGACTCTCGATAATGCTTCAACGTTAAAGCTCGAGTAATGCATCGAGCGAGTGCGCTCGAGCTCGATCGGCTGACTTCCGTCCGGCTTGATCTGCGAGCCAATCCTCGGCTTCGCTTCGTCGACGATGCGCCGGGCGAGCGCTGTGTCGCCGACGAACATCGCGTACGTCGCAGTCTGCGCGGCGAACCATGATCCATGGTTGTTTTTCGCGTCGTGCTCGTGCTTTCCGTTCGGGCTCGTCATCAGCCAGTCCAGATAAGCCCGAAACCATTTCTTTAGATCCTGCTCATGTTCTGCCGCCCAGCTTTTCGAGCGGCGCAACAGAGCCGACGCCTCCACGACTTCAATGAACCAGCGTGTATCGATGATTCCGCTGCCGCGCTCCGCCGGATTTCCACGCACGAGCTGTGTGTAACGCAGGTGCGGGTTCATTTTCGTCGCGGGGTCGAGGAACCAGCGGTGAAGCTGCTGCGCCGCGCGCTTCGCGTATTTCTCGTCTCCCGTGAAGTAGTACGCGAGGGCGAGTGTCTGCAGATTCCAGCCGAGCGCCGCGACGCGCGGCTGATCGAGATCGCGCTTGCTTTCGGGGTTGGTCACGCCGTCATGGCGAATGTATGGGAGCCCATCCTTCTTCGTCGAGTCGGGCCACCAGTAGGGACTCAGGCTGAAGTAATCGTGCCTATCGTTGCTCGGCGGAAGCAGCGTAGACTTGTCCGTTACGGCGACGAGTGGAGTACCAAGCGCGGCGTTCGCATCGGAGATGAGCTTGTCGTATGCCGGCATCACACGCGGATCTCGCGCTTTGACGCGTGCCTTTGTTTCCTGGAGCGCAGCGGCGCCTGGTCCTGGAACAACCAGGCGCCCGGTCACCGTCGTCTGACAGGCGGGACTCGCGTTCCAGAGGAACGCGAGTCCCGCCGCAACAGAAACAACTCTCACGCTAGTCGAGCAGCTTCACGCGGTCACTTACAGATCCCGTCTGTCCAACCAGGATTCTGCGTGAGCTCCGCATTGAGCTCGCAGGCATGAACCGGAATGGGGTACAGCTTCCATTTGTCGGCGATCGGAGCCGAGTTGAGCTTCTCCACGCTGCTCGTGAACGGACTTCGGTTGGCGGTGCTGATAATCGCCATGTTCGCTTCGACGCGCGCCTTCGCCCAGTTCCAGTTCCGCCGGTTGTCGAACAGGCCGTGCATCTCCATTGAAAACTCGTAGCGACGCTCGAGGAACAGACTGTCCTTGAACGCAGCCGCGCTCAGGCCCGCAGTAAGGTTTGGAACCTTCGCGCGCGCGCGAACCTGGTTCACGAACCCATACGCTTCTGCCGTCGGTCCGTCCGTGGCATCGATTGCTTCAGCGAGTCCCATCAGCACATCGGCGTAGCGGAGGAAGAGATAATCGGGGGCTTCAGCACCGTTGGCTGGTGCTCCAAGATCTAGATACTTGCGTACGGTCGGTCCAGTCGAGCCGTAACTGGTCGCAGCCTGAATCCCGGACGTCCATGCCCAGACCACAGTCTTTCCACTGTAAGTGATCGATGTGTTCCACGTTGCAGGTTTGCGAATGTCGGTCGCGTTGTACGAATCGTAGAACGGACGCTCGGCCTGGAACTGGTTCTGGCCACCTGGCTGGTAGATCTGTGGACTCGTGATCGGAGCGAACCACTGGCTCAGGTATCCGCCTGCGCCTGAGACGCGAACGTTCTGAATCGACCAGATGATTTCCCCGCTATGCTCGTTGGAACCGTCGAACAGACTCGCGTAGTCAGTCTCGAGCTTATAGCCCATCGTGAGCACCTGACGATACGCGGCTGCGGCCTTTGCGTAATCGCCGGCATCTCCCGCGCCGGTTGCAGCGGCTTGCAGGTACGTCTTTGCGAGCAGACTGAGTGCTGCGCCCTTGGTCGCACGGCCCCAATCGCCCCCCGGCCAGCTCGCAGGAAGAACAGCCGCGGCTTCGCTGAGATCTTTCTCGATCTGCGCGAAGGTCTCTTTCGCTGTTGCGCGCGCGAGTGATCCGCCTTCAATCGATGTCGTCGGCGTGAGCTTCAAGGGAACGCCGCCAAACAGTCCGGCAAGAATGTAATAGTGCACCGAGCGGAGGAACTTCGCCTCGGCGACAATCTGATCGCGTCTTGTTGGATCCATCTCGATCTCAGGCACACGCTCGATGACCGTGTTCGCGCGGTTGATGCCGAAGTACGCCGCCTTCCACACGCTCTCGAGA
This portion of the Gemmatimonadaceae bacterium genome encodes:
- a CDS encoding heparinase II/III family protein translates to MFLWLAGRSLLTAIAGLIVPTLTNAQSHPSVFITKAEAQAIRTAAPQFPLLKRSLDEAKAIVGKALASPIDVPQPGEAGGYAHERHKQNYREMQLAGVLYQTTGDQRYARFVRDMLEKYAVLYPTLGAHPLAKNQAPGKIFHQSLNEANWLLATSIAYDCVYNVLSAAERARFEKNVFRPMADWLSVTQAKEFDRIHNHGTWATASVGTLGYVIGDTSYVNRALYGTKRNRTGGFLRQLDLLFSPDGYYMEGPYYIRYALMPFFQFADAVERRQPKARIYAYRDSILKKALYSAVQTSFPNGVFPPINDASRTMAIDAPEVVLAVDVAYARYGANPNLLGVAAIQNEVILNAAGLAVARDMTRSRMVPRMSWGSVEFTDGFDGQRGGLGILRSGAGRDASMLLMKYGVHGEGHGHFDKLHFIFFDGGREVVPDYGFSRWINIEPKFGGRYLPENDSYAMQTIAHNTVTVDGRSQNDANEDKDEEAWGERHFFDASSPNVQVMSAKANREYSGVGMQRTMFLIRDARLAYAVLVDLYRLTNSADHVYDYPIHFRGQLIATDVKYDASTTRQEALGSAFGYQHLWREASGQIDNHLRMTWLDGNRYYTLNTSAGGKSEVLFARTGAADPNFNLVSEPAVIVRRRGSTELFASVIEPHGYFSEAEERSLQARGVIDGVRTLASTSEGTVIEVTGASGLRWTVMVSNGPPSATAPHRVTAAGRTWQWTGNYRVDGVKAQ
- a CDS encoding alginate lyase family protein — translated: MRVVSVAAGLAFLWNASPACQTTVTGRLVVPGPGAAALQETKARVKARDPRVMPAYDKLISDANAALGTPLVAVTDKSTLLPPSNDRHDYFSLSPYWWPDSTKKDGLPYIRHDGVTNPESKRDLDQPRVAALGWNLQTLALAYYFTGDEKYAKRAAQQLHRWFLDPATKMNPHLRYTQLVRGNPAERGSGIIDTRWFIEVVEASALLRRSKSWAAEHEQDLKKWFRAYLDWLMTSPNGKHEHDAKNNHGSWFAAQTATYAMFVGDTALARRIVDEAKPRIGSQIKPDGSQPIELERTRSMHYSSFNVEALSRVAEIGRSLGIDLWTYQAPEGGSLRRAIDHLGKYSGTGVKWPGQQIDAVDPGLLVIHFRRARVVWNDPSYDAVVARLRVRGDRSALLYPSVQ
- a CDS encoding RagB/SusD family nutrient uptake outer membrane protein codes for the protein MRTHIRAIALLTALVGVIGCSEDFLTEAPVDFVAPENFYRNQGDAIASVNAAYATFVDLPSPLGNADYMGRNLYMLVEYPTEMVTSRLSAGNERSLIGTYHPQFASNHAYLESVWKAAYFGINRANTVIERVPEIEMDPTRRDQIVAEAKFLRSVHYYILAGLFGGVPLKLTPTTSIEGGSLARATAKETFAQIEKDLSEAAAVLPASWPGGDWGRATKGAALSLLAKTYLQAAATGAGDAGDYAKAAAAYRQVLTMGYKLETDYASLFDGSNEHSGEIIWSIQNVRVSGAGGYLSQWFAPITSPQIYQPGGQNQFQAERPFYDSYNATDIRKPATWNTSITYSGKTVVWAWTSGIQAATSYGSTGPTVRKYLDLGAPANGAEAPDYLFLRYADVLMGLAEAIDATDGPTAEAYGFVNQVRARAKVPNLTAGLSAAAFKDSLFLERRYEFSMEMHGLFDNRRNWNWAKARVEANMAIISTANRSPFTSSVEKLNSAPIADKWKLYPIPVHACELNAELTQNPGWTDGICK